A region of Melospiza melodia melodia isolate bMelMel2 chromosome 7 unlocalized genomic scaffold, bMelMel2.pri SUPER_7_unloc_4, whole genome shotgun sequence DNA encodes the following proteins:
- the LOC134432952 gene encoding uncharacterized protein LOC134432952: protein MAARKWQWSVSVLVDSWAELARKATELRDTWSKVATEALTAQFGELQEKAVHYGTAKGHMVGLGQALGGEEGAKAAARTEFSEAMVATSETIVATMVRQRVWAAQGLLERLVAACDEATAFPRELQRLLGDTKTALEGTKKKFPTVPEDLVAKVAEAEWLWEANARLAKDHLLGAVHDFLDYYRKGGRARPRARGVPKWCQRAIEDISRLLQPLERAQSVPKVSPVSTEPQELSPTLLQPQVTVVATLGELLTTLPTREETMLESSKGLNRDLEAFTEELRVTLQPTEDTWRRHIVTDDDDDPVTSLSRALAAFKSTPRTTQDSVARAAKEWQWSLAALEKSWAQLARKATELRDTCMVAVTEAATTMARELQAQAARDGTPQEHSVELAQALAGEEGAKVAAGQRAQEREEAMEAASEARRVRQRLEAALGLLERLVAACDEATAFPREMQCLIWDTRVALEETNEASPNVPEGLVAKVAEAERLWEANAHLAKDHLLGAVDDFLDFYSKGGRARPRARPRARPCARGVSKLCLRVIEDIPRLLQPLERAQSVPKVSPVSTEPQELSPALLQPQVTVVATLVELLATLPTQEVEMMLESPKGLKRDLEAFTEELRVTLQPNEDTWRRHIVTDDDDGGPVTSLSRALAAYKSTPGTSRDDVAMAASEWHQSASVLVDRWAQVTRKATELRDTWSKAATEAMTTEFREQQEKAVCYGTGIGHMVGLGLAMGGGKGAKVAADTAVFKSLLAVSEAPMGVGERQWVWTALGPLQRLVAVCDEATAFPRELQRLLGDTKTALEGTSEASPDVPEDLVAKVGEAERLWEANARLAKDHLLGIIEDFLDLYSKGGHARPSAYEVAKRCQRAIEDIPNLLQG, encoded by the exons ATGGCGGCCAGGAAGTGGCAGTGGTCGGTGTCTGTGCTCGTGGACAGCTGGGCCGAGCTGGCCAGGAAAGCCACCGAGCTCCGTGACACTTGGAGCAAGGTGGCCACTGAGGCACTCACCGCCCAGTttggggagctgcaggagaaggctGTCCATTATGGGACAGCTAAAGGACACATGGTggggctgggtcaggccctgggtgGGGAGGAGGGGGCCAAGGCGGCGGCCAGGACTGAATTCTCAGAggccatggtggccaccagtgaGACAATAGtggccaccatggtgagacagcgggtgtgggcggcccaggggctgctggagcgcttggtggccgcgtgtgacgaagccaccgcgttcccccgggagctgcagcgcctGCTCGGGGACACCAAGACCGCCCTGGAGGGGACAAAGAAGAAATTCCCCACTGTCCCcgaggacttggtggccaaggtggccgaggccgagtggctgtgggaggccaacgcccgcctggccaaggatcacctgctggggGCAGTTCACGACTTCCTCGACTACTATAGAAAGGGTGGCCGTGCCAGGCCCCGTGCCCGTGGTGTGCCCAAGTGGTGCCAAAGAGCCATTGAGGACATCTCAAGGCTCCTTCAACCCCTGGAGCGTGCCCAGagcgtccccaaggtgtccccagtgagcaCGGAGCCCCAAGAG ctgtccccgaccctgctgcagccacaggtcaccgtggtggccaccctgggtgAGCTGCTGACCACCCTGCCCACGCGGGAGGAGACGATGCTCGAGTCCTCAAAGGGCCTGAACAGGGACCTGGAGGCATTCACTGAGGAGCTGCGGGTGACACTGCAGCCCACTGAGGACACCTGGAGGCGCCACATTGTCaccgatgatgatgatgaccctgtcacctccctgagccGGGCCCTGGCCGCCTTCAAGAGCACCCCACGGACCACCCAGGACAGTGTGGCAAGGGCGGCCAAAGAGTGGCAGTGGTCGCTGGCTGCACTTGAGAAGAGCTGGGCCCAGCTGGCCAGGAAGGCCACCGAGCTCCGTGACACCTGCATGGTGGCAGTCACTGAGGCGGCCACTACcatggccagggagctgcaggcccAGGCTGCCCGTGATGGGACACCTCAGGAACACAGCGTGGAACTGGCTCAGGCCctggctggggaggaaggggccAAGGTGGCGGCTGGTCAGAGAGCCCAGGAGAGGGAAGAGGCCATGGAGGCTGCCAGCGAGGCAAGAAGGGTGAGACAGCGGCtggaggcggccctggggctgctggagcgcttggtggccgcgtgtgacgaagccacTGCGTTCCCCAGGGAGATGCAGTGCCTCATCTGGGACACCAGGGTCGCCCTGGAGGAGACAAATGAGgcgtcccccaatgtccccgagggcttggtggccaaggtggccgaggccgagcggctgtgggaggccaacgcccacctggccaaggatcacctgctggggGCAGTTGACGACTTCCTCGACTTCTATAGCAAGGGTGGCCGTGCCAGGCCCCGTGCCAggccccgtgcccggccctgtGCCCGTGGTGTGTCCAAGCTTTGCCTAAGAGTCAttgaggacatcccaaggctccttcaaCCCCTGGAGCGTGCCCAGagcgtccccaaggtgtccccagtgagcaCGGAGCCCCAAGAG ctgtccccagccctgctgcagccacaggtcaccgtggtggccaccctggttgagctgctggccaccctgcccacGCAGGAGGTGGAGATGATGCTCGAGTCCCCAAAGGGCCTGAAGAGGGACCTGGAGGCATTCACTGAGGAGCTGCGGGTGACACTGCAGCCCAATGAGGACACCTGGAGGCGCCACATTGTCACCGATGATGATGATGGCGgccctgtcacctccctgagccGGGCCCTGGCTGCCTACAAGAGCACCCCAGGGACCAGCCGGGATGACGTGGCAATGGCAGCCAGCGAGTGGCATCAGTCGGCGTCTGTGCTTGTGGACAGGTGGGCCCAGGTGACCAGGAAGGCCACCGAGCTCCGTGACACCTGGAGCAAGGCGGCCACTGAGGCAATGACCACCGAGTTCAGGGAACAGCAGGAGAAGGCTGTCTGTTATGGGACAGGTATAGGACACATGGTGGGGCTGGGTCTGGCCATGGGTGGGGGGAAGGGGGCCAAGGTGGCAGCTGATACTGCAGTCTTCAAGTCCCTGCTGGCTGTCAGTGAGGCACCAATGGGTGTCGGGGAGAGACAATGGGTGTGGACAGCCCTGGGGCCTCTGCAGCGCTTGGTGGCCGTgtgtgacgaagccaccgcgttcccccgggagctgcagcgcctGCTCGGGGACACCAAGACCGCCCTGGAGGGGACAAGtgaggcatcccctgatgtccccgaggacttggtggccaaggtgggcGAGGCCgagcggctgtgggaggccaacgcccgcctggccaaggatcacctgctggggATAATTGAGGACTTCCTCGACTTGTATAGCAAGGGTGGCCATGCCAGGCCCAGTGCCTATGAGGTGGCCAagcggtgccaaagagccatTGAGGACATCCCAAATCTGCTGCAGGGATGA
- the LOC134432954 gene encoding uncharacterized protein LOC134432954, with translation MEPKELSPALLQPQVRVVSILGELLDTLPRREEETMLVSPVCLYWDLEKFTEELRVTLYRIHDTSWCLNVTSDDDGPVTSVSRALAAYGSTPGTNWDRVTMAASKCKRSVSVLVESWAELARKATELHNTCRGVVTWARELQDEAARDGTAQGNMVELGQALGREEGAEVVAGHEDQVRRVAMVAVSQGRRATMERERVEAALGLLERLVAACDEATAFPRELQWRLRDIEAALEVTNWVSTDVPESLVAKVAAAEQLWVANAHLAKDHLLGAIDDIIDYYSTGGPTGPSACGVAERCQRAIEDIPRLLQPRECPRSIPKISPVSPQQLQALVAVLATLGKVAAAVMAPHWDKSLNLHEDLRRFTQSLHATLNLVMSHPWATLVSPPLWEVRDRRSEGFALYGQTEPLLPAVKVGWPPATLCLCHG, from the exons ATGGAGCCCAAAGAG ctgtccccggccctgctgcagccacaggtcagGGTGGTGTCCatcctgggtgagctgctggACACCCTGCCCAGGCGGGAGGAGGAGACGATGCTCGTGTCCCCAGTGTGCCTGTACTGGGACCTGGAGAAATTCACCGAGGAGCTCCGGGTCACCCTGTACCGTATTCATGACACCTCGTGGTGCCTCAATGTCACCTCCGATGATGATGGCCCTGTCACCTCTGTGAGCCGGGCCCTGGCCGCCTACGGGAGCACCCCAGGGACCAACTGGGATCGAGTGACAATGGCAGCCAGCAAGTGTAAGAGGTCGGTGTCTGTGCTTGTGGAGAGCTGGGCCGAGCTGGCCAGGAAAGCCACCGAGCTCCACAACACCTGCAGGGGGGTGgtcacctgggccagggagctgcaggacgaggctgcccgtgatgggacagctcagggaaacatggtggagctgggtcaggccctgggcagggaggagggggccgaGGTGGTGGCTGGGCATGAAGACCAGGTGAGGAGAGTGGCCATGGTGGCTGTTAGCCAGGGAAGAAGGGCCACCATGGAGAGAGAGCGGGtggaggcggccctggggctgctggagcgcttggtggccgcgtgtgacgaagccaccgcgttcccccgggagcttCAGTGGCGGCTCAGGGACATCGAGGCCGCCCTGGAGGTGACAAATTGGGTGTCCACCGATGTCCCTGAGagcttggtggccaaggtggccgcggcagagcagctgtgggtggcCAATGCCCacctggccaaggatcacctgctgggAGCCATTGACGACATCATCGACTACTATAGCACGGGTGGTCCCACTGGCCCCAGTGCCTGTGGGGTGGCCgagcggtgccaaagagccatcgaggacatcccaaggctccttcaaCCCCGAGAGTGTCCCCGGAGCATCCCCAAGATCTCCCCA gtgtcccctcagcagctgcaggcgCTGGTGGCCGTGTTGGCCACCCTGGGCAAGGTGGCGGCCGCCGTGATGGCGCCACACTGGGACAAGTCCCTAAACTTGCATGAGGACCTGAGGAGATTCACCCAGAGCCTCCATGCGACCCTGAACCTGGTGATGTCACATCCCTGGGCCACCCTGGTGTCTCCTCCCTTGTGGGAAGttagggacaggcgatcggaaggTTTCGCGTTGTACGGGCAGACAGAACCACTCCTCCCAGCTGTTAAAGTTGGTTGGCCTCCAGCAACGCTCTGTCTGTGTCATGGGTAG